One Dioscorea cayenensis subsp. rotundata cultivar TDr96_F1 unplaced genomic scaffold, TDr96_F1_v2_PseudoChromosome.rev07_lg8_w22 25.fasta BLBR01000604.1, whole genome shotgun sequence genomic window, gtgtgtcactcactcacaaggataacTAATGTAGGCTCTTAAcactagtatcactctaagggaaaacccatttaacaagcattaaagattggaactcaattaaagacatcaattaaagaaacataatagaaaggtcaaagaaacaatatcatcctagagtttacaagtccatgtacccactaggggtttagctctcaattgaggaagatataattaataatgaaattgaaagtaaaacatgcaatctataagtaaaacccccttggtatttgtgtcgatggtcttatggagtggctacgtcttctccaaaggttccctcatcaagcctagggcacaccttaccgaatcgatgccgaccaaagctcccccaataactctcttccgaaggaacacaGTGTTGacagccgtagaaccactccaaaagccttgccaaagcctctctaaaccctagccgtgagcgcccccaaagatgggcaaaagatggaaaaaagataggaaaaaagattctccaaacgggctgaaatcgtgacttaaatagggccaGAATCGGGcatcaacacgggcgtgtggaaattccacacgcccatgtgaatttgcaggaattgatttttcaacGGCCTTTAAACAGTAAATGCTGCAGTattccaccaaaatactcccaaattcacacttttcatcgtggccacataaatgggcacacatttatgcggTATTtcgcattgcttcttcaacaaaatcacatttgactaCAATCTTGCTCGcattgcataagtcagaacacatgagtgtgactgcctttgtgcccctccaatttgcatgttcactcgagcacaacagatttggcacacactcatatgtttttgagcataacttgtgtatTCACattttgttcactccaagatttcatcaacaatgtgcattcacgatctactttggcttttttcttccatacttgtccccataatcctacatgcacaaaagtaacacaaatacacatgtatgagcaataaaatctgagaaaagtaatgctcattgtaagaaaagaatactttgtattactaatacacaagcacttatcagatctATGAAAGGTTAGGATTCTGACATCCACAGATGGCTGCCACTTGCAAAGTGGTGATCACAACATGAAACAAAGATGTCTATGAAAGAAGAAGCCGCGAAGAGATAGTTGAGATGGAGACATTATCAAATGATGAATCTTGAAGGGTATTTACAAGTAGAGCAGGGGATGCAGTAGAGTCTCCCACGATGAGGGAATTATAAATAATGCCACACACCACTCAGTGGGGTttgattctatatatataatagagatTACAACTGAATCAACAACAGAGGGAGAAGGAAAGAATGTAATTGAAAAGCTATGTGAAAGAGGAATAAGGTAACTAACTCCTATAATGTAGCAGTATGGTGAAATGTTCACTTACAATTCTTTGACTATTTCCAATAGCCCTCCTCAATCTCAGCCACTGGGGACTAAGTTGAGATTACGTTGAAGACAATTCAATGGCTCTCGAGCTAAGGCTTTGGTAAAGATATCGATGACCTAATCTTGAGAATAGATGAATTGAACTTTAAGTGCTATTGCAACAACCATTTCTCTGATAAAGTGAAAATCCATTTCAATGTTCTTAGTTCATGCATGGAACACAGGATTGGTAGTGAGATAAGTTGGTCCAAGATTATCACACCATAAGCTTGGAGCTCGAGCTTGATATATGTCTAACTCCTTGAGTAGAGATTACATCTATACAAATTTAGCAGTAGTATTTGCAAGTACTTTGCACTCAGCTTCTATATTTGAGCGAGAAATTGTTGGATGCTTGCTATAACTCCATGATATCAAGTTTGGACCAAGATAGACTACAAAACCACTAGTAGAGTGATGATCATCAGGACACCCGACCCAATCAACATCAGAAAAGGCAGTGAGAAGCCTAGAGCTTGACTTTTGAATAAAGAGGCCATGTGAGAAGGTTGCCTTAATATATTGAAGTATCCGTTTAACAACTCCCCAATATGTGCTAGTCAGAGATTATGAGAACTGGAAAACTTTGTTAATAGCATATGAGATATTTGGTCATGTGAGAGTTAAATATTGAAGTGTCCCAATAGTGCTTCTATACAAGCGAATGGCAATTTCAGAGAAAGGTGATCCTTGAGTCTTGGACAACTTATCTGTACTTGATATAGGAGTTGAAGCTGGTTTGCAATTTGTCATCTTGGTCTTTTGTAGCAAATCATAGATGTATTTTCTCTGAGTGAGCACTAAGTCATCTTTGCTAGTAGTAGCTTTAATACCTAGAAAATAATGGAGTGTGCCATGGTCTTTGACAGCAAAATCCTTTGCCAGTTGCTGGATTAGTTTGTCAGTTGCTTTGGAAGTGGAGCTagcaaattaaatataatctacatatataagtatatagaTTATAACACATGATCTTCTGAGTATGAACAAGGAAGTGTCGGCCTTTGAAGAATTGAACCCAAGTTCATACAACTTCATGTTTAACCGAGCATACCAGGCACAAGGTACCTGCTTAAGACCATATAAGGCTTTATCAAGTTTGCACACATGAGTGGGACGTTTGTGATCCTCATACCTTGGTGGTTAACGCATAAATGCATCTTTTTGTAAGACACCATGCAAGTTCCATTTACGGTAGTTTGTTTGACAACTGGTCTAAAGGTATCAGCATAATCTATACCATATCTCTATTTGAAACCCTTTGCTACAAACCGAGCTTTATATCTATTAATAGTGccatgtaaattttgtttgagcTTAAAAATCCACTTACATTCTATGACATTCTGTTTTTTATGAGGAGAAAGTAGATGCCAGGTTTAGTTCTTCAGAAGAGCATTGTACTCCGCATCCATTGCCTTTTTACACTTGGGATGCTTTATAGCTTGAACATGTGAAGTTGGTGTAGCAAGATGAGATGTGGATAGATTGAATGTCTTTCAAATGAGAAGATACCAAATAGTGCCATCTGTGAATTACTTTGATTTGACCACATTATTTTGTAGTTTGGTTCTCATG contains:
- the LOC120254740 gene encoding uncharacterized mitochondrial protein AtMg00810-like, which gives rise to MELAWCLTKRCIYALTTKVPCACSTSKATDKLIQQLAKDFAVKDHGTLHYFLGIKATTSKDDLVLTQRKYIYDLLQKTKMTNCKPASTPISSTDKLSKTQGSPFSEIAIRFTYWGVVKRILQYIKATFSHGLFIQKSSSRLLTAFSDVDWVGCPDDHHSTSGFVVYLGPNLISWSYSKHPTISRSNIEAECKVLANTTAKFV